One stretch of Candidatus Saccharibacteria bacterium oral taxon 488 DNA includes these proteins:
- a CDS encoding CPBP family intramembrane metalloprotease: protein MASTNRITLTAHRRQMIYLCTIVCVYLVPPILICIGVIPWNMKFVALVVGAVMMYIVMRILGNTHGDIGITRQRTIYSLKTVLPITIALIIAAGLFLLLEKPRFSPTEGIGFYVFYILISCPAQELLFRGILSRILQELRLHRVLELGVAAALFGYVHIIYGDVLTVVIMSIVGLVWYRAYQRSSNLIGVTISHVVLGVMTIALGIID from the coding sequence ATGGCCAGCACTAATCGCATCACCCTCACAGCTCACCGCCGACAAATGATATATCTCTGCACCATTGTCTGCGTGTATCTCGTGCCGCCCATCCTGATTTGTATCGGTGTCATCCCCTGGAATATGAAGTTCGTGGCACTCGTTGTCGGCGCAGTGATGATGTACATAGTGATGCGAATACTCGGCAATACGCATGGTGACATCGGTATTACGAGGCAGCGTACCATCTATTCACTCAAAACCGTGCTACCGATAACCATAGCCCTCATTATCGCGGCTGGACTGTTTCTACTCCTCGAAAAACCTCGATTCTCACCAACCGAAGGAATAGGATTCTATGTATTTTATATTCTCATCTCGTGTCCGGCGCAAGAACTGTTATTCCGCGGCATCCTCAGCCGTATACTACAAGAACTACGGCTACACCGAGTGCTGGAGCTTGGCGTAGCAGCCGCCCTTTTTGGTTATGTACATATCATCTACGGCGACGTACTCACCGTTGTTATCATGAGCATTGTTGGCCTTGTCTGGTACCGAGCGTACCAGCGCTCATCAAACCTCATCGGTGTAACGATAAGTCACGTGGTGCTTGGTGTGATGACGATTGCCCTGGGGATTATTGATTAA